In a genomic window of Melitaea cinxia chromosome 27, ilMelCinx1.1, whole genome shotgun sequence:
- the LOC123666931 gene encoding uncharacterized protein LOC123666931: protein MSDPYRLECGVRQGGLTSQTLFNLYMDDLIVALSRQHVDCHVDGVCVNNISYADDMVLLSASISGMRQLVQTCEDYACYHGLKYNVLKSQCMVFEAIGTKCPPNSPPVLLSGVPLKMVEQFKYLGHIVTTCLKDDADIERERRALSVRANMLARRFARCSAQVKITLFRAYCTLFYTCSLRADYTKKRYSDLRVLYNNAFRILLGLPRCCSASGMFADARTDCFHTTMRKRCASFVPSVRGSQNSVLKMIAERFDCFYLRHCCDRHLAIQMPERKL, encoded by the coding sequence ATGTCCGATCCGTATCGGCTCGAATGTGGAGTCAGGCAGGGGGGGTTAACATCTCAGACACTTTTTAACCTCTACATGGATGACCTGATCGTCGCACTCAGCAGGCAGCATGTCGATTGTCATGTTGATGGAGTATgcgtaaataatataagttatgcGGACGACATGGTACTGCTGAGTGCGTCAATCAGTGGAATGAGACAGCTGGTACAGACATGTGAGGATTACGCGTGTTATCATGGCTTAAAATATAACGTTTTAAAAAGCCAATGCATGGTCTTTGAGGCTATCGGAACAAAATGCCCCCCGAATAGCCCACCCGTGCTTCTCTCTGGTGTACCTTTAAAAATGGTGGAGCAATTTAAGTATCTAGGGCATATAGTTACTACTTGTCTCAAGGATGATGCAGACATTGAGAGGGAGCGGAGGGCACTGTCAGTTAGAGCGAACATGTTAGCTCGAAGGTTTGCTCGTTGCTCAGCCCAAGTAAAGATAACACTTTTTAGAGCATACTGCACCTTGTTTTATACGTGTAGCTTAAGGGCTGACTACACAAAGAAAAGATACAGTGACCTCCGTGTCCTCTACAATAATGCATTCAGGATACTGTTGGGGCTGCCCCGATGCTGCAGCGCCTCAGGCATGTTTGCAGACGCAAGAACCGACTGCTTCCACACCACCATGCGTAAGCGATGCGCATCTTTTGTGCCTAGCGTAAGGGGCAGCCAAAACAGTGTGCTGAAGATGATCGCGGAGCGTTTTGACTGCTTCTACCTCCGGCATTGCTGCGATAGACACCTTGCGATACAAATGCCGGAGCgaaagctttaa